In Terriglobia bacterium, the genomic stretch GCCTACAGCAATGCGGGCTTCCTGGTGCTGGGGCTGATCGTGGAGAAACTCTCTGGGCAGAATTATTACGACTACGTTCAAAAACATATCTACGACGCGGCGGGGATGAAGAACTCCGGCAGCCCGCCGGCGACGGAGAAGGTCGCCAACCTGGCTGTGGGCTACACGCGGCAGGGTGATGGAGACGGAGACGACGATCCCAAGGCTCCGCTCAAACCCAACACCGCGGGTCTTCCCTGGCGCGCCAGCTCGGCCGGCGGCGGCGATTCAACGCTGGGCGATCTGCTCAAGTTCCACCAGGCGCTGCAAGGTAACAAGCTGCTGAGCCCGGAGCTGACGCGTGAAGTCACCACCGGCAAGGTCCATCCGCCGATGTTTCCGCCGGGACGCAAGTATGCCTACGGCTTTGGCGACTTCATGGTGGGCGGGCATCGCGTCGTCGGACACAACGGCGGCGCTCCCGGCATGAACGCGCAACTGGACATGCACTGGGACACCGGATACACGGTCGTCGTGCTGGAGAACATGGACCCGCCGGGAGCCAGCGACATGGCCAAGTACATCAGCGACCGGTTGCCGTAAGGCGAGGGCCCTCTTTTTTGGTCTCTGCATCGTAGACACGGGCGAGTGAACGGAGGAAAGGGCGGGTGAAAATCGGTGAGTGATGATCTCCCACCCATTGGCTCCGAGGCTAAAAACCGCAGAATCCGGCCAGAAGGACTCATTCAGTTACATGCACCTGCCAACTTATCTTCAATGTTGGCAGGCAGAGCAAGTCTGGGGGCCGGATAGGGTAAGTCGCGGTGAAAAACTGGTCCTGGGTGCTGACGGTTCCTCCCAAAAAGCTCGACGGCGAAGTTGCGTAGCACGTCAGGTGTGTACCAGGATTTTGAATGCCTGTTATGCCGACATGGGTCTTGGTCGTCGGATTACAGAAGAGTACCGGGTACAACACGGTCACGGTTTCTGACGTAAAAGCGTCCTGTAGCGCCACTTGTATTGGACTGAAGGGCGTTATCGCCTGCGCCGAATAGCACCCGTAATGGTCCAGGTCAGTTGGAGGTGGAGGCGGTGGTTGACCCGCGCCTGCGGGCACGGCCATGATTGTCGGCCCGCCCATGGCAAGGGTCTGGGTGCCGAATTGATTGCTGATCGTGGCCTCATACCCGGTCGTTGGTATGGCGACCACATACATCACAAAGTGATGATTGGCACTCAGGATAGGGGTGACTACACCGTTCACCGTCTTCTGCACCGGATTGCAGAATTCTGTCGGGGTGATTGAGAGTGTGAATGGTGACAAATTAAACGGGATCTGGAACTGGTCCTTTAGTCCAACAGTAATTGGACTGCCCGGCTGCTGTGGAAACGGGTAGCACCTGAAATGGTCAACCAGGGTTAGTGGTGACGGCTGTGCGATCGCTGAACCGGTCATAGCGATCAGTATTGTCAAGAGAGCGACGTGTTTCATGGATGTCTCCTGGAGCGAACCTCAGATCAAGATTCGTGATTTAGTGTCAATCTTGGGAATCTCTGTGTCGACAATCGTCGTCGAGAACCATCGTTTTACTATGGCCCAGCCAGATCAAAAAGCGAGCATTTCAGAAAAGAAAACCCATGCCTGCAGTTTCATTTCGGTACGATTCAACGTAGGCACTACCCGAGAACTCGCAGGCGAGTTCGTCATCGCTAGAGAAACAACCAGGAAAGTCAGCCCGTCCGCCTCTGCTGTTCCAAAACGGAACGCCATCCTGAATTCGTAACAACCCCTCTTTTCCTGGACTTCTCTTTCTACATTCCGCGTATCTTGCTAAAGCTGCGCGGACCACTCTGTGCTCTGAAGTTCGAAAAAAGCACACATTCGAGTAAACAGTGAACAACGTCCCGCGAGGAGGCTATTGGATGAAACGCAAGCTCGCAGTTGCACTCCTGCTGTTTGCATGTGCACTATTGGCCGGGGCCCAGACCTGGACTGCGTTAGCGCATCAGCCCCCCGTTCCCCTGGGAACGGCGCTGCTGCTGACTGACGGTACCGTCATGGCGCAGCAAATGACCAGTGACGGCTTCGGCACCGGGGCCTGGTGGAAGCTTACGCCTGACGCCAACGGCAGCTACATCAACGGTACCTGGACGCAACTGGCATCCATGCCCTCCGGCTACGCGCCGCTTTACTTTGCCTCCGCTGTGCTGCCCGACGGCCGCTTGTTGGTGGAAGGCGGGGAATTCAATGGGAGTTCCAACAACCAGGTCTTGACCAACCAGGGCGCTATTTACGATCCAGCGTCGAATACCTGGACATCCGTTGCGCCGCCTGCGGGCTGGAGTAACATTGGCGACGCGCAAAGCGTGGTCCTGAGCAATGGAACCTTCATGCTGGCCAATGCCTCGGACTCGGAGGCTGCGCTGTTCAATGCCGCCACGCTGACCTGGACTGCCACCGGCAACAATAAGGCTGACCGGAACGGCGAGGAAGGCTGGATGCTCCTGCCCAACGGCAAAGTCCTGACCGTGGACGCGGCCAATGGGACAAATTCTGAACTTTATGATCCCGCAACGGGATCGTGGTCGTCCGCCGGCAGCACCATCGTGCAGCTTCCCGCACCAGACACTGAAATTGGCCCGGCTATCCTTCGCCCCGACGGGACCGTTTTCGCCACTGGAGGAACATCGAATACGGCAATCTACAACCTGACGACGGGCGGCTGGTCGGTTGGTCCAACCTTCTCCGGCGGGCTGGATATCGCTGACGGTCCGGCCGCCATTCTACCCAGCGGCAATGTCCTGGTAGACGCCAGTCCCGGCGTCTTTCAGTGTTGCTCCAGCTTTTTTGAATTCAACGGCAGCAACCTGCTCTCCGTGCCTTCCCCGCCAAGGCTCAATCTCTTCGATTTCCCGCGTTCATCCTTTCAAGGACGGATGCTGGTGCTGCCCACGGGACAAATCCTATTTACCAAGGGCAGCACCGCGGTGGTGGTCTACACCGGCGCCGGACTTCCTCAAGTGGAATGGGAACCGGTGGTCACCTCGGCGCCGGGGACATTGCTTCTGGGCAGCTACAACAACCTGATTTCCGGAAGACAGTTCAACGGGCTGTCACAAGGCGCGGCCTATGGTGATGACGCGCAAATGGCAACCAACTATCCCCTGGTGCGCGTTACCAATAACGCCACCGGTCACGTCCGTTACGTCAAGACCCACAACCACAGCACAATGGGGGTGGCCACCGGGAGCGCAACCGTGTCCACCATCGCCGATCCCATCACCAACCTTGAGACCGGCACCAGCACTCTTCAGGTGGTGGCCAACGGAATCGCTTCCAATGGAGTCACGGTCCAGGTGGTCAGCAACGGGAACCCATTTATCTACCGCATCCCGCGCGACCAGCAGCTTGCCTGCTACGGGATTTCCGTGGCCCCCAACTTCCCCACCAATTGCCGCGACATCACTGATTTTGACGACAAGCAGATGTGCTTTGGACTGTCGCAGAAATCGCAGACTCCCTGCCAGTCCATCCAGGACCGCAACCTGCAACTGGCCTGCTTCGGCATGGCAGTCACGCCCAGCTTTCCTTCGAATTGCGACAGCATCACCGATCCCCAGCTCAAGAACTTCTGCTATGGCCTTTCCGGCAAGGGTTCGTCGTTTTGCAACAACCTGACGGACACCAACTCGAAGGCGATGTGCCTGGGCATCTCGCTGCACAATTCTTCCAATTGCTCCAGCATCACCAACAGCAACGATCGCTTGTTCTGTCAGGGAATCGCCAGTGGTTCCCAGACGCCCTGCACCTCTATTCAGTAAGCGTCTCTTGCCGGCGGACCCTGCTCTGTGAGCGGGGTCCGTTTTGTCCCCACGCTGCTCCAACGCTCGGCGATAAGCGTAATAGGCCGCGCTTGCAGCTTCCTCTTTGAATTCAAGTTCCAATTAGGCCTACCATGGAAGTAGCGCTGCCACGGGTCTTCATACCGGCGGCGCTGTGGATGAAGGAGAAACTTCATGACAAAGAAAACTTCTCATATTAGCGGGAGAATCGATGCCCAGCCGCGGCTCCATCAAAACGCCGCTGAGATTCAGGCCTACGGCACCGTCAATCATATGCTTCCTCTGGATCTGCTAGAGCCTGTCCGGCTGGAAATGACTGAGCAGCTGAACGTATTGCTGGCGGACACCATGACGCTCCGCGACCTCTATAAGAAATCGCACTGGCAGGTCTCCGGGCCGACCTTTTATCAACTGCACCTTCTGTTTGACAAACATTTCAACGAGCAAGCGGAGATTGTTGACACCATCGCCGAGCGCATACAGTTGCTGGGCGGAATCGCCATTGCCATGGCCGCCGACGTGGCGGAGACCACACAGATTGAGCGCCCCCCGCGCGGACGCGAAGAAGTCCCAGTGCAACTCTCGCGCCTGCTGGACGCGCACCAGATCATCATCGGGCTCTGCCGGACTCTGGCAAAACGAGCGGCCACGCTGGGCGATGACGGGACCAGCGATCTTGTTGTCAGTGACGTTCTGCGCGCCAATGAATTGCAAGCCTGGTTCCTGAGTGAGCACCTGGTGAACATGCCTCTGGTGCACGCCAAAGAGCCCTCTGCGCAAGCCAAGAAGACCGCCTGACGGGCGGCAGGCGTTAGCGATGCAACGTGCGTGGGATGGAAGCGTGGGGACCGCCGCTCAACTCGCCCCG encodes the following:
- a CDS encoding DNA starvation/stationary phase protection protein → MTKKTSHISGRIDAQPRLHQNAAEIQAYGTVNHMLPLDLLEPVRLEMTEQLNVLLADTMTLRDLYKKSHWQVSGPTFYQLHLLFDKHFNEQAEIVDTIAERIQLLGGIAIAMAADVAETTQIERPPRGREEVPVQLSRLLDAHQIIIGLCRTLAKRAATLGDDGTSDLVVSDVLRANELQAWFLSEHLVNMPLVHAKEPSAQAKKTA